Proteins encoded by one window of Cylindrospermum stagnale PCC 7417:
- a CDS encoding type II toxin-antitoxin system PemK/MazF family toxin, translated as MQRGEIWWADLPTPVASEPGYRRPVLIIQSDEFNRSLIRTVIAAVLTTNLRLAEAPGNILVTTDETGLPQDSVVNVSQVITVDKSFLMEQVSQISDRLMVLVDEGLRLVLAL; from the coding sequence ATGCAGCGAGGTGAAATTTGGTGGGCAGACCTACCCACGCCTGTTGCTTCCGAACCAGGATATCGTAGACCAGTTCTCATCATTCAGTCAGATGAGTTTAATCGTAGTCTAATTCGGACTGTGATTGCTGCTGTACTCACAACTAATCTTCGGCTGGCTGAAGCTCCAGGCAACATTTTGGTGACAACAGATGAAACTGGTTTACCCCAAGATTCGGTTGTAAATGTTTCCCAAGTGATTACTGTGGACAAGTCGTTTTTGATGGAGCAAGTAAGCCAAATAAGCGATCGCTTAATGGTACTTGTTGATGAAGGTCTTCGCTTAGTTCTTGCGCTATAA
- a CDS encoding CopG family ribbon-helix-helix protein — MKTAISIPDPLFEAAEEFAKRMGLSRSQLYAVALQEYLQEHKRDQITKQLDVVYADEDSSLDPLFVRLQAHTISEENW, encoded by the coding sequence ATGAAAACGGCGATTTCAATTCCTGACCCTCTATTTGAGGCTGCTGAAGAATTTGCAAAACGCATGGGGTTATCCCGTAGTCAGCTTTATGCTGTGGCACTTCAAGAATACTTGCAAGAGCATAAACGGGATCAGATTACTAAACAGTTAGATGTTGTATATGCCGATGAAGACAGCAGTCTTGATCCATTGTTTGTAAGGTTACAAGCCCATACGATATCTGAGGAAAATTGGTGA
- a CDS encoding addiction module protein: MSLHPLLKFDISELSIAERIQLAEDLWDSILEQQEELPLSQVQQQELDRRLENYKKNPANGSSWEEVKKRLGFSR, from the coding sequence ATGAGTCTCCATCCTCTATTAAAATTTGACATTTCTGAACTCAGCATTGCAGAACGTATCCAACTTGCTGAAGATTTATGGGACAGCATCTTAGAACAGCAAGAGGAACTTCCCTTGAGTCAAGTGCAACAACAAGAATTAGATCGACGGTTAGAAAATTACAAGAAAAACCCCGCAAATGGTTCTAGTTGGGAAGAAGTAAAAAAACGGTTAGGCTTCTCTCGATGA
- a CDS encoding type II toxin-antitoxin system RelE/ParE family toxin, which translates to MNYNLIIQPEAEYDIQDAFEWYESQNPGLGSEFVRAVDACLSGIGRNPLAYQIIHKQVRRLLIRRFPYIILYVFEQDTVFVLACFHAKRNPKQWLDRI; encoded by the coding sequence ATGAACTATAACCTGATTATTCAGCCAGAAGCAGAATACGATATTCAGGATGCTTTTGAGTGGTATGAATCCCAAAATCCAGGTTTAGGTTCTGAATTTGTCCGTGCAGTCGATGCTTGTCTGTCGGGAATTGGACGAAATCCCCTTGCTTACCAAATCATCCACAAACAGGTAAGAAGATTATTAATACGCCGATTCCCATACATAATTCTCTACGTTTTTGAGCAAGATACGGTTTTTGTACTTGCTTGCTTCCATGCAAAACGCAATCCAAAACAGTGGTTGGATAGAATTTAA
- a CDS encoding N-acyl-D-amino-acid deacylase family protein, which produces MLDSLIQNGLIFDGLGSAPVRGDIGIQNGRIVAIAPSLTIPAREVVDASGLWVTPGFIDIHTHYDLELEIAPGLSESVRHGVTSVVIGNCSLSVAIGEPQMLADIFQRVETLSHRLIAKWLQQSVSWHTPAEYLHHLQQLPLGPNVAPMFGHSALRAYVMGLERSLTVQPTKFELKIMQRIAADALDAGFIGISIDMFPWHRMSGQWQGCTIPSQHAKLKEYAVLADICRQRDLVFQVTPNLQRLASFLDILRMGLGIGQQPLRLTVLSALDAVHDRKLWRIFSPLLFIWNRILGGNVRFQTLTEPFTIYSDGPVTPLFEEFPTGAQLNGCQSRQERQQLWESAIFRHQFRQEWLTGRKSFHRQLNLMEVVHSPEANWQGLSFAEIARRKQQEPVDLFIYALQNYDTDLRWVATGANDRLKPRLAFMQHPYILPGFTDAGAHVRNLGYYDGALSLLKQAVTTKFLSPEAAISRVTGEPAQWFRLDTGVLKVGAKADIVLLNPHALNQPISPQVEISDPVLDGEPRMVKRGSDEIVEAVYINGVQVVCGGKVSDRLGREKLGTVLFPC; this is translated from the coding sequence ATGTTGGATTCACTGATTCAAAATGGGTTAATTTTCGATGGTTTAGGCTCTGCACCTGTGCGCGGAGATATTGGCATTCAAAATGGCCGGATTGTGGCTATAGCACCCTCCTTAACTATCCCAGCGCGTGAAGTAGTTGATGCTTCTGGTTTGTGGGTCACGCCAGGATTTATTGATATTCACACTCACTACGATTTAGAGTTAGAAATTGCACCGGGACTAAGCGAATCAGTTCGTCATGGTGTTACCAGCGTTGTCATTGGCAATTGCAGCTTGTCTGTTGCCATTGGTGAACCCCAAATGCTGGCAGATATTTTTCAGAGAGTCGAGACGCTTTCTCATCGACTGATTGCAAAATGGCTGCAACAGTCGGTTTCCTGGCATACACCAGCAGAATATTTACACCATTTGCAACAGTTACCCCTTGGCCCCAATGTTGCCCCCATGTTTGGACACAGTGCCTTACGCGCTTATGTGATGGGATTAGAACGCAGCTTAACAGTTCAGCCGACTAAATTTGAGCTAAAAATTATGCAGCGAATAGCAGCAGATGCTTTAGATGCTGGCTTTATTGGCATTTCTATTGATATGTTTCCCTGGCATCGGATGAGTGGACAATGGCAGGGCTGCACAATTCCTTCTCAACACGCGAAATTGAAAGAATATGCCGTTTTAGCTGATATCTGTCGGCAACGGGATCTAGTTTTTCAAGTCACTCCCAATTTACAACGGCTGGCTTCCTTTCTGGACATTCTGCGGATGGGGTTAGGCATTGGACAACAACCACTGCGGCTGACGGTTCTCTCAGCTTTGGATGCTGTACACGATCGCAAATTATGGCGCATTTTTTCCCCTCTCCTCTTCATCTGGAACCGGATTCTCGGCGGTAATGTTCGCTTTCAAACGCTGACTGAACCCTTCACCATTTACTCTGATGGCCCCGTCACTCCCTTATTTGAAGAATTCCCCACAGGGGCACAACTTAATGGCTGTCAGTCACGGCAGGAACGCCAACAACTATGGGAATCGGCAATTTTTCGTCATCAATTTCGTCAAGAATGGCTGACTGGGCGTAAATCATTCCATCGTCAGTTAAATTTGATGGAAGTCGTTCACTCTCCTGAAGCGAATTGGCAGGGTTTGAGTTTTGCCGAAATTGCTCGTCGAAAGCAACAAGAACCAGTAGATTTATTTATCTATGCGTTGCAGAACTACGACACTGATTTGCGTTGGGTGGCTACAGGGGCAAACGATCGCCTAAAACCCCGTTTAGCTTTTATGCAACACCCGTATATTTTGCCGGGTTTTACTGATGCTGGCGCTCACGTCCGTAACCTGGGCTACTATGATGGAGCTTTGTCTTTGCTTAAACAAGCAGTTACCACCAAGTTCCTTTCACCTGAAGCCGCAATTTCTCGCGTTACGGGAGAACCTGCACAATGGTTTCGTCTTGATACAGGAGTTCTCAAAGTCGGTGCTAAAGCAGATATAGTTTTACTCAATCCCCATGCTTTAAATCAGCCAATCAGCCCCCAAGTGGAAATATCAGATCCAGTTCTAGACGGTGAACCTCGGATGGTGAAGCGTGGCTCAGATGAAATCGTGGAAGCGGTTTATATTAATGGGGTTCAGGTTGTTTGTGGGGGTAAAGTTAGCGATCGCTTGGGGCGGGAAAAATTGGGAACTGTTTTGTTTCCTTGTTGA
- a CDS encoding DUF4114 domain-containing protein: protein MPSSISSSGKTADKAYASSKVAGAPNYQLVPLLTVGDEIPLLTATFSNTEAPQVDATKKFAFTGIPDGTGVTKVTISGKIYNYVWINHELSASISTDISTTATAEKITGARVSLLVFDENWNAIGGKNLIDKIVDATGTYTLDTSTGTYKNASGVAISSAFSSFSSAYLAESGFVNAAGQEVPIYFVPEKEGDTSCGWVVTPDGTATALDALGSFAKENVVAASQYRAIGSNKTVLFSTEFSEDGELYMWVGEQTIDDPNGFKNGDLYVLKVDGAEFEGEITTEGVEKTATWTLVEKSQVSDKVALSSFVNSTGKSTSFQQLGDFTEDPNSPGTFYFVSTGTKNKKNSQGSEKGTTENPTEADNPYGKLYRFTLDASDPTGQIKNFELLLTGGPNKGVGYGNITIDKSGKILIQENETFFGADQINKENREASVFSFNTTTKAITRLFELNESAAGSVFNNADTKGEWETSGIIEISANAVKGRSSYLFNVQAHTVVNGTDSTTALNGNHAEGGQLVLALPVAYSRNEKNVLSVNDFDDDDDDDDDDDDNDDDKGSKGQTFKFKLKSRAKSQGGVHEYGVCEVDDDEGGIDDDKDDKTPNLKPGQAGYEKAALSRKKVIFSTLADGLGGDGVREVTFEKNSRLVFYEIKNFSKSTQQVVFGSGSSSELTVIDIQQQESFASSFQWSDGSVFESVTTTDAPTKGTNQTNNAALLDLTSFSGSISVNLTLNREAAFNNFASFCVVDDADGTINGNTPGASNFDRQKYISDALSVRRVSIDLTVTNLQTSNISGSLEGGKFFAPFFVANGTLSQGLSGGAAVYFSYGAANADGQSHIVNLGNNMFGCEDLTGSANDFDYNDCVIQAGLS, encoded by the coding sequence ATGCCTAGTTCCATCAGTAGTTCTGGCAAAACCGCCGATAAAGCATACGCTTCTTCTAAAGTTGCAGGCGCACCAAATTATCAACTAGTCCCCCTGTTGACAGTGGGTGATGAAATACCGCTATTAACCGCTACATTTAGCAACACCGAAGCCCCTCAAGTTGATGCCACAAAGAAATTTGCCTTTACTGGCATTCCCGATGGCACAGGAGTAACAAAAGTTACTATTAGTGGCAAAATTTACAACTATGTGTGGATTAACCACGAACTAAGTGCTTCTATATCAACTGATATTTCCACTACAGCTACTGCTGAAAAAATCACTGGTGCTAGAGTTTCTCTGCTGGTTTTTGATGAAAACTGGAATGCGATCGGCGGTAAGAACCTGATCGATAAGATAGTAGATGCAACGGGCACTTATACCTTAGATACTTCTACTGGTACATACAAAAATGCCAGTGGAGTTGCCATATCTAGTGCCTTTAGCAGCTTTTCCTCTGCCTATCTCGCCGAGTCTGGTTTCGTAAATGCTGCTGGGCAAGAAGTTCCTATCTACTTTGTTCCTGAAAAAGAGGGTGACACCAGCTGCGGTTGGGTGGTGACACCAGATGGCACAGCTACAGCACTTGATGCTTTGGGTAGTTTTGCCAAGGAAAACGTGGTTGCAGCCTCCCAATATCGGGCGATTGGCTCTAACAAAACCGTCTTGTTCTCTACAGAATTTTCTGAAGACGGTGAACTATATATGTGGGTGGGGGAACAAACCATAGATGACCCCAATGGCTTTAAGAATGGGGATTTGTATGTTCTGAAAGTCGATGGTGCAGAGTTTGAGGGAGAAATCACCACCGAAGGTGTCGAAAAAACAGCAACCTGGACATTAGTTGAGAAATCACAAGTTTCTGACAAAGTTGCTCTTAGTAGCTTTGTCAATAGCACGGGTAAGTCAACCAGCTTCCAACAACTAGGAGACTTTACAGAAGATCCAAATAGCCCAGGAACCTTCTATTTCGTCAGCACTGGCACTAAAAACAAAAAGAACAGTCAGGGGTCAGAAAAGGGAACCACAGAAAATCCTACGGAAGCGGATAACCCCTACGGTAAACTTTACCGCTTTACCTTAGATGCTTCTGACCCCACAGGTCAGATCAAGAACTTTGAACTGTTGTTGACAGGCGGGCCTAATAAAGGCGTCGGCTACGGCAACATTACAATTGACAAATCGGGCAAGATCCTAATTCAAGAAAACGAAACCTTCTTTGGTGCCGACCAGATTAATAAAGAAAACCGGGAAGCTTCTGTATTTTCTTTCAACACCACTACCAAAGCAATTACACGTCTATTTGAACTGAACGAAAGCGCCGCTGGTAGTGTGTTCAACAATGCAGATACCAAGGGTGAGTGGGAAACTTCCGGTATTATCGAAATTAGCGCCAATGCTGTCAAAGGTCGCAGTTCCTACCTGTTTAATGTGCAGGCTCACACGGTAGTAAATGGTACAGATTCCACAACTGCTCTCAATGGGAACCATGCTGAAGGTGGTCAGCTAGTTCTGGCATTACCAGTTGCTTACAGCCGTAACGAGAAAAATGTCTTATCGGTAAATGATTTCGATGATGACGACGATGATGATGATGATGACGATGACAATGATGACGATAAAGGTTCCAAAGGGCAGACTTTCAAGTTTAAGTTAAAATCTCGCGCTAAGTCTCAAGGTGGCGTGCATGAGTATGGTGTCTGTGAGGTTGATGATGATGAAGGGGGTATTGACGACGACAAAGATGATAAGACACCTAATCTGAAACCAGGACAAGCAGGCTATGAGAAAGCAGCCCTTTCCCGAAAGAAGGTGATTTTCTCCACCTTAGCAGATGGACTTGGTGGTGATGGTGTCCGTGAAGTGACTTTTGAGAAGAATAGTCGCCTGGTTTTCTACGAAATTAAAAATTTCAGTAAAAGTACCCAGCAGGTAGTTTTTGGGTCTGGTAGTAGTTCAGAACTTACCGTCATCGATATACAGCAGCAAGAGTCTTTTGCCTCTTCGTTTCAGTGGTCTGATGGTAGCGTTTTTGAATCTGTAACAACCACTGATGCTCCTACGAAAGGTACTAACCAAACAAACAACGCAGCGCTACTCGATCTTACAAGTTTCTCAGGTAGTATATCTGTTAATCTCACTCTCAATCGCGAAGCTGCTTTCAATAACTTTGCCAGTTTTTGTGTGGTTGATGATGCTGATGGCACGATTAACGGTAACACACCAGGTGCAAGCAACTTTGATCGTCAAAAGTACATTAGCGATGCCTTGAGTGTACGGCGTGTGAGTATAGATCTGACTGTAACCAATCTTCAGACAAGTAACATTTCTGGTAGTTTAGAAGGCGGGAAGTTTTTTGCTCCGTTTTTTGTTGCTAATGGCACTTTGTCTCAAGGACTAAGTGGTGGTGCTGCTGTCTATTTCTCCTATGGTGCTGCAAATGCAGATGGACAGTCTCACATTGTCAACTTAGGGAACAATATGTTTGGTTGTGAAGACCTAACTGGTTCTGCTAATGACTTTGATTATAACGATTGTGTGATTCAAGCAGGTTTGTCCTAA
- a CDS encoding OST-HTH/LOTUS domain-containing protein, with protein sequence MIKESDNLLKKQKKYFMLIGISVYESQAIEYKLKSLSKFIPLTPDNIFADITKDDFLARGNILEKKTLGFIFNSLKERGMSLDENAELLINKFVHDRNTVIHHLVKLPGFNLNTEEGIEKGIHFLNEYRKTIQDINDIFDPILINLHILLLENVDIIDEPKKYQESLNKLRSLLNESLTRAGGSLEIEFHNNLDEHFSYLDTNSFNKNHFSTLKPQDKKKKLWQNTKILRALSRIGVDIANQDGWISLSICEQRLKTEYPEIKPDNYGFKTFLEIIKISNMFKVKKSKCKKQNKYKFYFRFHQEKNDICR encoded by the coding sequence ATGATTAAAGAATCAGATAATCTTTTAAAGAAACAGAAAAAATACTTTATGTTGATTGGCATAAGTGTTTATGAAAGCCAAGCAATTGAATATAAGCTGAAAAGTCTTAGTAAATTTATCCCTCTTACACCTGATAATATATTTGCTGACATTACCAAAGATGATTTTTTGGCGAGAGGAAATATTTTAGAAAAAAAAACCCTCGGTTTTATTTTCAATAGTTTAAAAGAAAGGGGAATGTCATTAGATGAGAATGCAGAACTTTTAATTAATAAATTTGTACATGATAGAAATACTGTTATTCATCACCTTGTAAAATTACCAGGTTTTAATCTGAATACAGAGGAAGGTATAGAAAAAGGAATACATTTTTTAAATGAATATAGAAAAACAATACAAGACATCAATGATATTTTTGATCCCATTTTAATTAATTTACATATTTTATTACTTGAGAATGTCGATATTATAGATGAACCAAAAAAATATCAAGAAAGCTTAAATAAGCTACGTTCACTCTTGAATGAGTCATTAACAAGAGCAGGTGGCTCTCTTGAAATAGAGTTTCATAATAATCTTGATGAACATTTTAGTTACCTAGACACAAATTCTTTTAATAAGAATCATTTTTCTACATTGAAACCTCAAGATAAGAAAAAAAAGTTATGGCAAAATACAAAAATACTTAGGGCATTGAGTCGTATTGGAGTAGATATAGCAAATCAAGATGGATGGATATCTTTATCTATTTGTGAACAACGGCTAAAAACAGAATATCCTGAAATAAAACCTGATAATTATGGATTTAAGACTTTCCTGGAAATAATCAAAATATCTAATATGTTTAAAGTTAAAAAATCTAAATGCAAAAAACAGAATAAATATAAATTTTATTTTCGATTTCATCAAGAAAAAAATGATATTTGCCGATAA
- a CDS encoding glycosyltransferase: protein MAKSNNLSVYRRIKATLVVLIVWGCVSLLHWLPETQWFMVGLTVILTVQTVRMLIAKPAAAVIESDDYSPQVSILVPAKNESAVLAGLVYSLFELNYPRHSLDIWIIDDGSTDETPQILRKLQTQFPSLQIHQRQSKGGKSGALNAVLPFTQGEIILICDADAQLRANFLQQTVPLFQKKGIGAVQVRKAISNANTNFLTRCQQMEMCCDSFLQTHRIAVGGMSELRGNGMLVSREFLEKCKGWNEDTVTDDLDLCFKLYLAGAEIEFVTVPSIQEEGVTTWRSLWRQRCRWAEGGYQRYLDYFPQILSLGWAKEIDLLLFFLLQFILPIALIPDLVWTIFYSHHPILLPLQTLLSIILTVAFIAGLYQYQNLRGWSLCWATIQGSLYMVHWIPAMIVTTLRMCVQRERSRWIKTEHRGGKNHD from the coding sequence GTGGCAAAAAGTAACAATCTCAGCGTCTATCGCCGTATCAAAGCAACCCTAGTAGTTCTAATCGTCTGGGGTTGCGTGAGTTTACTGCACTGGCTACCAGAGACTCAGTGGTTTATGGTGGGTTTAACGGTCATCCTGACTGTGCAAACGGTACGAATGCTGATAGCAAAACCAGCCGCTGCGGTGATTGAGAGTGATGATTATTCACCGCAAGTATCGATTTTAGTTCCTGCTAAAAATGAAAGCGCAGTCTTAGCTGGTCTAGTTTACAGCTTATTTGAATTGAACTATCCAAGGCATAGTCTAGATATCTGGATCATTGATGACGGCAGTACCGATGAAACCCCCCAGATATTGAGGAAATTACAAACACAATTTCCATCCCTACAAATTCATCAACGACAATCAAAAGGCGGTAAATCAGGGGCGCTGAATGCCGTTTTGCCCTTCACCCAAGGAGAGATTATCCTAATCTGCGATGCTGATGCTCAATTAAGAGCTAATTTTCTACAACAAACAGTTCCCCTGTTTCAGAAGAAAGGTATTGGTGCAGTGCAAGTGCGAAAAGCGATTTCTAATGCTAACACCAACTTCTTAACCCGTTGCCAGCAAATGGAAATGTGCTGTGATAGTTTTCTGCAAACCCATCGAATTGCTGTCGGCGGAATGTCTGAACTTCGGGGAAATGGGATGTTAGTTAGTCGCGAATTTCTAGAAAAGTGTAAAGGTTGGAATGAGGACACAGTTACCGATGATTTGGATCTCTGCTTTAAGCTTTATCTAGCAGGTGCTGAAATTGAGTTTGTCACAGTTCCATCAATTCAGGAAGAAGGTGTAACTACCTGGAGAAGTCTTTGGCGTCAACGCTGTCGTTGGGCTGAAGGTGGTTATCAACGTTATCTAGATTATTTTCCGCAAATATTGTCTTTAGGCTGGGCTAAAGAAATAGATTTATTATTATTTTTTCTCTTGCAATTTATCCTCCCTATCGCCCTCATCCCTGACTTAGTTTGGACAATCTTTTATAGCCATCATCCAATTCTTTTACCACTCCAAACACTACTCAGCATCATTCTGACAGTTGCTTTCATTGCCGGACTTTACCAATATCAAAATCTACGAGGATGGTCTTTGTGTTGGGCAACAATTCAAGGTTCGCTCTACATGGTGCATTGGATTCCAGCGATGATTGTGACAACTTTAAGGATGTGTGTGCAAAGAGAGCGATCGCGCTGGATTAAAACCGAGCATCGTGGTGGAAAAAATCATGATTAA